A genomic region of Fusobacterium sp. DD2 contains the following coding sequences:
- the radC gene encoding DNA repair protein RadC → MANSELVKGHRKRLKERYKKGGYETFEEYEFLELLLTYAIPRKDVKDVAKKLLTDYKNITNIINSDIKSLTKVEGVGESTALFLRLLGDVVKNTTSNEVMDKDLSTFIGEIRTKNSLLNYLHAKIGHLLDEEFDVLYLNNANKLLATEKLFCGTIDKSVVYPRKIIERVLFYNAKGVIFAHNHPSGNIEPSRADVELTQHMRDALDMIDVKLLDHVIIGKNRYFSFLEEGLM, encoded by the coding sequence GTGGCAAATTCAGAACTTGTAAAAGGGCATAGAAAAAGATTAAAAGAGAGATACAAAAAAGGTGGCTATGAAACTTTTGAGGAGTATGAATTTTTAGAGCTGCTTCTGACCTATGCAATACCTAGAAAAGATGTAAAGGATGTTGCAAAAAAATTATTGACAGATTACAAAAATATAACTAATATAATAAATTCAGATATTAAATCACTTACAAAAGTAGAGGGAGTAGGGGAAAGTACAGCTTTATTTTTGAGACTTTTAGGTGATGTAGTTAAGAATACGACTAGTAATGAGGTAATGGATAAAGATTTATCAACCTTTATTGGAGAGATAAGAACTAAAAATTCTCTTCTTAATTATTTACATGCTAAGATAGGTCATTTATTAGATGAGGAATTTGATGTTTTATACCTTAATAATGCAAATAAATTACTAGCGACAGAAAAACTTTTTTGTGGTACAATAGACAAAAGCGTTGTATACCCACGTAAAATCATTGAAAGAGTGCTATTTTACAATGCTAAAGGAGTTATTTTTGCTCACAATCATCCTTCAGGAAATATAGAGCCGTCAAGAGCAGATGTAGAGCTTACACAGCATATGAGAGATGCTTTGGATATGATAGACGTAAAACTATTAGACCATGTTATAATTGGTAAAAATAGGTATTTTAGTTTTTTAGAAGAAGGACTGATGTGA
- a CDS encoding stage 0 sporulation family protein, translating into MENLNIEQEEKKVETQELKYYKVLGVMFEVTKKRYYFEVTDDTEYKKGDKVIVDTVRGKELGSVYGEARMLPETELVLPLKPVIKKADEEELAKYTQLKEEAAKAFEICKDRIAQHKLPMKLVETEYTFDKTKLIFYFTAEGRIDFRELVKDLANIFRLRIELRQIGVRDEARILGTIGICGKELCCRTFINKFDSVSIKMARDQGLVINPTKISGVCGRLLCCINYEYSQYEEVLRKYPAVNQSVRTAKGEGKVISISPLSGYMFVDIEDKGIMKFELHEVKFNRREANKLKNVKTAEEIEHSELEKE; encoded by the coding sequence ATGGAAAATTTAAATATAGAGCAAGAAGAAAAAAAAGTAGAGACACAGGAGCTTAAATATTATAAGGTTCTTGGAGTGATGTTTGAAGTAACTAAAAAAAGATATTATTTTGAAGTAACTGATGATACTGAATATAAAAAGGGAGATAAAGTTATTGTAGATACTGTAAGAGGAAAAGAACTTGGAAGTGTCTATGGAGAAGCTAGAATGTTGCCTGAAACAGAGCTTGTATTACCTTTAAAACCAGTAATAAAGAAAGCTGATGAAGAAGAACTAGCAAAGTATACACAATTGAAGGAAGAGGCAGCAAAAGCCTTTGAAATATGTAAAGATAGAATTGCTCAGCATAAACTTCCAATGAAACTTGTTGAAACTGAGTATACTTTTGATAAAACTAAACTTATTTTCTATTTTACAGCAGAAGGAAGAATAGATTTTAGAGAATTAGTTAAGGATTTAGCTAATATTTTTAGATTAAGAATAGAACTTAGACAGATTGGAGTAAGAGACGAAGCAAGAATACTTGGAACTATAGGAATTTGTGGTAAAGAGCTTTGTTGCAGAACTTTTATAAATAAATTTGATTCTGTATCTATAAAAATGGCAAGAGACCAGGGACTTGTAATAAACCCTACAAAAATTTCAGGTGTATGTGGAAGACTTCTTTGCTGTATAAATTATGAATATAGTCAGTATGAAGAGGTACTTAGAAAATATCCCGCAGTTAATCAAAGCGTAAGAACAGCTAAAGGAGAAGGAAAGGTAATCAGTATCAGTCCTTTAAGTGGATATATGTTTGTTGATATTGAGGATAAGGGAATCATGAAATTTGAATTACATGAAGTTAAATTCAACAGAAGAGAAGCGAATAAACTTAAAAATGTTAAAACAGCTGAAGAAATAGAGCACAGTGAATTAGAAAAGGAATAG
- a CDS encoding tRNA1(Val) (adenine(37)-N6)-methyltransferase: protein MSVVEDRSVLGNGFEIIQDKSGFRFSVDAVLLADFFTPGKKGKILDIGTGNGIIPLLIVMRDKGDEIYGIDIQKESCQLAEKNVKLNKLEEKIKIVNCDVKEYPYGNSYDYIVSNPPYMTIDGKKQNENDSKSIARHELKLNLRELIKNAKRLLKPIGTFTMVHRSYRFIEICRELEDCGFSVKRVRFVHFSKEKNSNLVLVEAAKGKKCKLEIEPPIFLEESGY from the coding sequence ATGTCTGTGGTAGAGGATAGAAGTGTACTGGGAAATGGATTTGAAATAATTCAGGATAAATCAGGATTTAGATTTTCAGTAGATGCAGTGCTTTTAGCAGATTTTTTTACACCAGGAAAAAAAGGAAAAATTTTAGATATCGGGACTGGAAATGGAATTATTCCCTTGTTGATAGTTATGAGAGATAAGGGAGATGAAATTTATGGTATTGATATTCAAAAAGAGAGTTGTCAATTAGCTGAAAAAAATGTAAAATTAAATAAGCTAGAAGAGAAGATAAAAATTGTAAATTGTGATGTCAAAGAGTATCCCTATGGGAACTCTTATGATTATATAGTTTCTAATCCCCCTTACATGACAATAGATGGGAAGAAACAAAATGAAAATGATAGTAAGTCAATAGCTAGGCATGAATTAAAACTTAATCTTAGAGAGTTGATAAAAAATGCTAAAAGACTATTAAAGCCCATTGGAACTTTTACAATGGTGCATCGTAGCTATAGATTTATAGAAATATGTAGAGAGTTAGAAGATTGTGGTTTTTCTGTAAAGAGAGTTAGATTTGTGCATTTTTCTAAAGAAAAAAATTCAAACCTTGTTTTAGTTGAAGCAGCAAAAGGGAAAAAGTGCAAATTGGAAATTGAACCGCCAATCTTTCTTGAGGAGAGTGGTTATTAA
- a CDS encoding ankyrin repeat domain-containing protein: MELLKFVEENDLEGFKDNLDMDSMEEQDSDRNTILHHCVDMDKIDFVDTLLYNGADPNIKNKDGNTPLHIAAQKDLGKIMELLLEFGGDIDIKNNRQRTVLNLANVGKAKKVLKAIENSGADYDFTSGVEKISHHRKFEDF, encoded by the coding sequence ATGGAACTTTTAAAATTTGTTGAAGAAAATGACTTAGAAGGGTTTAAAGATAATTTAGACATGGATTCAATGGAAGAACAAGATAGTGATAGAAATACTATTTTACACCATTGTGTTGATATGGACAAAATTGATTTTGTGGACACGTTATTATATAATGGGGCTGATCCTAATATAAAAAACAAGGATGGAAACACACCTCTACATATTGCTGCACAGAAAGATTTAGGAAAGATAATGGAATTACTTCTTGAATTTGGTGGAGATATTGATATAAAGAATAACCGTCAAAGAACAGTGCTAAATCTTGCAAATGTGGGAAAAGCAAAAAAGGTATTGAAAGCTATAGAAAATAGTGGTGCAGATTATGACTTCACATCTGGTGTTGAGAAAATAAGTCATCACAGAAAATTTGAAGATTTCTAA
- the uvrB gene encoding excinuclease ABC subunit UvrB: MFKLHSNYQPTGDQPEAIKKIAENINDGITDQVLLGVTGSGKTFTIANIIKETDRPALILAPNKTLAAQLYSEYKKFFPENAVEYFVSYYDYYQPEAYIAVTDTYIEKDSSVNDEIEKLRQAATAALINRRDVIIVASVSAIYGLGSAETYKKMTIPIDRQTGISRKELIERLISIRYERNDIAFERGKFRIKGDVIDVYPTYMETGYRLEFWGEDLEQMSEINTLTGQTIKRNLERIMIYPATQYLTADGDIERIIAEIQRDKIAEVEAFEKEGKLLEAQRLKQRTDYDIEMIREIGYCKGIENYSRYLSGKKPGETPDTLLEYFPRDFVTYIDESHISVPQIRGMYNGDRARKESLVKNGFRLKAALDNRPLRFEEFRNITGQTVFVSATPGDYELEVSNGNIAEQLIRPTGVLDPEIEVRPTKNQVDDLMEEIRKRAEKKERVLVTTLTKKMAEELTEYYIGYGLRVKYMHSDIDTLERIDIINGLRKGEFDVLVGINLLREGLDIPEVSLVAILEADKEGFLRSRRSLVQTIGRAARNVEGRVILYGDVMTDSMREAIEETNRRRKIQNEYNIYNNIDPKSVVREIAEEMVNLDYGISEESFEEAREKKVFSSRKDIEKEISKLEKEIKRLSQELDFETAIVKRDEMIKLKKLLLEF; the protein is encoded by the coding sequence ATGTTTAAGTTGCACTCAAATTATCAGCCTACTGGGGATCAACCAGAGGCAATAAAAAAAATTGCTGAAAATATAAATGATGGTATAACAGATCAGGTTTTATTAGGAGTAACAGGGTCTGGTAAAACTTTTACCATTGCAAATATAATAAAAGAAACAGATAGACCTGCACTTATTTTGGCACCTAATAAGACTTTGGCAGCTCAGTTATATTCGGAGTATAAAAAGTTTTTTCCAGAAAATGCAGTTGAATATTTCGTATCTTATTACGATTACTATCAGCCAGAAGCATATATTGCAGTAACAGATACATATATTGAGAAAGATTCATCTGTAAATGATGAGATAGAAAAATTAAGACAGGCTGCAACTGCCGCTCTTATTAACAGAAGAGATGTAATAATTGTGGCATCTGTGTCAGCTATTTATGGATTGGGATCAGCTGAAACTTATAAGAAAATGACTATTCCAATAGATAGACAGACTGGAATATCCAGAAAAGAGTTAATTGAAAGACTTATAAGTATAAGATATGAAAGAAATGATATTGCTTTTGAAAGAGGTAAATTTAGAATAAAAGGTGACGTAATAGATGTATATCCTACTTATATGGAAACAGGATATAGATTGGAATTTTGGGGAGAAGATTTGGAACAAATGTCTGAAATAAATACTTTAACTGGTCAGACTATTAAACGTAATTTAGAGAGAATAATGATATACCCAGCAACTCAATATTTAACAGCTGATGGGGATATAGAAAGAATAATTGCAGAGATACAAAGGGACAAAATTGCTGAAGTTGAGGCTTTTGAAAAAGAGGGAAAACTTTTAGAGGCTCAAAGATTAAAACAGAGAACAGATTATGATATAGAAATGATAAGAGAGATAGGATATTGTAAAGGAATAGAAAATTATTCCAGATATCTTTCAGGAAAGAAACCTGGAGAAACTCCAGATACACTTCTTGAGTATTTCCCAAGAGATTTTGTAACATATATTGATGAATCGCACATATCAGTACCACAGATTCGTGGAATGTATAATGGAGATAGAGCAAGAAAAGAATCTTTAGTAAAGAATGGTTTTAGACTTAAAGCAGCTTTAGATAATAGGCCATTGAGATTTGAAGAGTTTAGGAACATAACAGGTCAGACAGTATTTGTTTCTGCTACACCTGGAGATTATGAATTGGAAGTTTCAAATGGAAATATTGCAGAGCAACTAATTAGACCAACAGGAGTTTTAGATCCTGAAATAGAGGTTCGTCCAACTAAAAATCAAGTGGATGATCTTATGGAAGAGATTAGAAAAAGAGCTGAAAAGAAAGAGAGAGTTCTTGTAACAACACTAACTAAGAAAATGGCTGAGGAGCTTACAGAGTACTATATTGGTTATGGATTAAGAGTTAAATATATGCACTCAGATATTGACACATTGGAAAGAATAGATATAATAAATGGGTTGAGAAAAGGAGAATTTGATGTGCTTGTAGGAATAAACCTTTTACGTGAAGGGCTTGATATTCCTGAGGTGTCATTAGTAGCAATACTTGAAGCAGATAAAGAGGGATTTTTAAGAAGCAGAAGATCTTTAGTACAAACTATAGGGCGTGCTGCAAGAAATGTGGAAGGTAGAGTTATATTATATGGAGATGTGATGACTGATTCTATGCGTGAGGCAATAGAAGAAACAAATAGAAGAAGAAAGATTCAAAATGAGTATAATATATATAATAATATAGATCCAAAGAGTGTAGTAAGAGAGATTGCTGAAGAGATGGTTAATCTGGATTATGGAATTTCTGAAGAATCTTTTGAAGAAGCCAGAGAGAAGAAGGTATTCTCATCAAGAAAAGATATTGAAAAAGAGATATCAAAACTTGAAAAAGAGATAAAAAGATTATCACAAGAATTGGATTTTGAAACTGCAATTGTTAAAAGAGATGAAATGATTAAATTGAAAAAGTTATTATTAGAATTTTAA
- the xseA gene encoding exodeoxyribonuclease VII large subunit encodes MFEERTYTVTELNKRVKGYLEGNSEFREFFLEGEMSGVTYYKSGHLYFNLKDKNAQVKCAAFSYKFKKIPEDLKDGDAVKLFGDVGFYEARGDFQVLVRHIEKQSKLGQMYAELEKVKKEMEKAGYFDPSKKKPLPSYPKNIGVVTALTGAAVQDIIKTIKKRDDRINIYVYPAKVQGTGSKEEIVKGIEVLNRIPEIDLIIAGRGGGSAEDLWAFNERETAMAYFNSEKPIISAVGHEVDFMLTDLTADARAATPTQAVEMSVPEKVKSVENVQDRIRYVRTLLLGKVERMKKELRLREENYYIKNFSKTIEEKNQSLIDREKEIKSLMELSISKFQNEFDKRIHKLMALNPLSTLERGYSVATKGDKVIKSVEDIEVNDEMNIKVLDGTIKGIVKEKIYEKNID; translated from the coding sequence ATGTTTGAAGAAAGAACTTATACAGTAACTGAATTAAATAAAAGGGTAAAAGGGTACTTAGAGGGAAATAGTGAATTTAGAGAATTTTTCTTAGAAGGGGAGATGTCAGGAGTCACTTATTATAAAAGTGGACATCTTTATTTCAATCTGAAAGATAAAAATGCTCAGGTAAAATGTGCAGCATTTAGTTATAAATTCAAAAAAATACCTGAAGATTTAAAAGATGGAGATGCAGTAAAATTATTTGGAGATGTTGGATTTTACGAAGCAAGAGGAGATTTTCAAGTCCTTGTAAGACATATTGAAAAACAGAGTAAATTAGGTCAGATGTATGCAGAACTTGAAAAGGTAAAAAAAGAGATGGAAAAAGCTGGATATTTTGATCCATCAAAGAAGAAACCACTGCCATCATATCCTAAAAATATAGGTGTTGTAACTGCACTTACTGGAGCAGCAGTGCAGGATATAATAAAAACAATTAAAAAAAGAGATGACAGAATAAATATATATGTATACCCTGCTAAAGTTCAGGGAACTGGATCTAAAGAGGAAATCGTTAAAGGGATAGAAGTGCTTAATAGGATTCCTGAAATCGATCTTATAATTGCTGGTAGAGGTGGAGGAAGTGCTGAGGACTTATGGGCATTTAATGAAAGAGAAACAGCAATGGCTTATTTTAATTCGGAAAAACCTATAATTTCAGCTGTTGGGCATGAAGTTGATTTTATGTTAACAGATCTCACTGCAGATGCAAGAGCAGCTACTCCTACACAGGCAGTAGAGATGTCTGTTCCTGAAAAAGTTAAAAGCGTAGAAAATGTTCAGGATAGAATAAGATATGTAAGAACTCTTTTATTGGGAAAAGTTGAAAGAATGAAAAAAGAACTTAGACTTAGAGAGGAAAATTACTATATTAAAAACTTTTCAAAAACAATTGAAGAGAAAAATCAAAGTTTAATAGATCGTGAAAAAGAGATTAAAAGTCTTATGGAACTTAGTATAAGTAAATTTCAGAATGAATTTGATAAAAGAATACATAAGCTTATGGCATTAAATCCATTGAGTACACTGGAAAGAGGTTATAGTGTAGCAACTAAAGGGGATAAGGTCATAAAGAGTGTAGAAGATATAGAAGTTAATGATGAGATGAATATAAAAGTTTTAGATGGAACAATAAAAGGAATTGTGAAGGAGAAAATTTATGAAAAAAACATTGATTAG
- a CDS encoding tetratricopeptide repeat protein translates to MKKTLISLLALAVFNFSYGEEVYTVVRTVTPYMTEEQQEMSQRWERIKKMDAQITYQPDKNVLRQIHDDYDNEFKIYMEYLKENPSELFRVGDYYFRSGRYEKAYEVFSQGTGDVKSMFGAATAARFLADNVNALKFYNEIIEKNPKFYEAYLGRGIINRNMGNYEGAISDFKKYMEFVQNESVYLGLGDSYLASGKYVEAKNILEIGRSKFPQSSLIKEMLMKAYSNLK, encoded by the coding sequence ATGAAAAAAACATTGATTAGTCTGCTTGCATTAGCAGTATTTAATTTTTCATATGGAGAAGAGGTATACACTGTTGTAAGAACTGTTACACCATATATGACAGAAGAACAGCAGGAAATGAGTCAACGTTGGGAAAGAATAAAAAAAATGGATGCTCAAATAACATATCAACCAGACAAAAATGTGCTGAGACAGATTCATGATGATTATGACAACGAGTTTAAAATTTATATGGAGTATTTAAAAGAGAATCCTTCTGAACTTTTCCGTGTTGGAGATTATTATTTTAGAAGCGGTAGATATGAGAAAGCTTATGAAGTTTTTTCACAGGGTACTGGAGATGTAAAAAGTATGTTTGGTGCTGCTACTGCTGCAAGATTTTTAGCAGATAATGTAAATGCATTGAAATTTTATAACGAAATAATAGAAAAAAATCCAAAATTTTATGAGGCTTATCTTGGAAGAGGAATCATAAATAGAAATATGGGTAACTATGAAGGTGCTATAAGTGACTTTAAAAAATACATGGAATTTGTTCAGAATGAATCTGTATATTTAGGATTAGGAGATTCATATCTTGCTTCAGGAAAGTATGTAGAGGCTAAAAACATATTGGAGATTGGTAGAAGCAAATTCCCACAATCATCGCTTATAAAGGAGATGTTGATGAAAGCATACTCAAATTTAAAATAG
- the dprA gene encoding DNA-processing protein DprA codes for MEWFRLEATGVRRGTQRILLKRFENYEDIFKLGKSYLTMAMKIDNDEVEKIYLSKDIDLLSELKKLEDSGVGVLFLKSKNYPVELKNIAQPPIFIYYKGNIDLLKGRKIAVVGTRKATTYGKITCEKFVRELVENSITTVSGLALGIDGVCHKITLDNNGKTIAVVGSGLDMIYPSRNEKLWKRIERYGLLLSEFPLGTEPFTYNFPLRNRIIVGLSRGVLVVESQKKGGSLITAELALEEGRDVFAVPGDIFSPCSEGTNMLIKNSQAKLVSDVNDILSEYGWESDKLDITKKLNLTEHEIKIYNVLDREKNLDEIILESSMKAGEILSILMELEVKKIICSVPGGKYRRRV; via the coding sequence ATGGAATGGTTTAGACTTGAAGCAACAGGGGTGAGAAGAGGGACACAGAGAATACTTTTAAAAAGATTTGAAAATTATGAGGATATTTTTAAATTGGGGAAGAGTTATTTAACAATGGCAATGAAAATAGATAACGATGAGGTTGAGAAAATTTATCTTTCAAAAGATATAGATCTGTTATCTGAATTAAAAAAGTTGGAAGATAGTGGAGTTGGAGTTTTATTTTTAAAAAGTAAGAATTATCCTGTAGAACTAAAAAATATTGCACAACCTCCAATATTTATCTATTATAAGGGAAATATCGATCTTTTAAAAGGCAGAAAAATAGCAGTAGTTGGAACAAGAAAAGCAACTACATATGGTAAGATAACATGTGAAAAATTTGTACGGGAATTAGTTGAAAACAGTATTACAACTGTAAGTGGTTTAGCATTGGGAATAGATGGAGTATGTCATAAAATAACTTTGGACAATAATGGTAAAACTATAGCAGTTGTAGGAAGTGGACTGGATATGATATATCCTAGTAGAAATGAAAAACTTTGGAAAAGGATTGAAAGATATGGTCTTTTATTAAGTGAATTTCCATTGGGGACAGAACCTTTTACCTATAATTTTCCTTTAAGGAATAGGATAATTGTTGGGTTGTCCAGAGGAGTTTTAGTTGTTGAAAGTCAAAAAAAGGGAGGTAGTTTAATAACTGCTGAACTTGCATTAGAAGAGGGGAGAGATGTTTTCGCTGTACCAGGAGATATTTTTTCACCATGTTCAGAGGGAACTAATATGCTTATAAAAAATAGTCAGGCAAAATTGGTATCTGATGTCAATGATATATTGAGTGAATATGGTTGGGAAAGCGATAAATTGGATATCACAAAAAAATTAAATTTGACAGAACATGAAATAAAAATATACAATGTTCTTGATAGAGAAAAAAATCTTGATGAAATTATACTTGAAAGTTCGATGAAAGCTGGAGAGATTCTCTCTATTTTAATGGAATTAGAGGTAAAGAAAATAATTTGTAGTGTACCTGGAGGGAAGTATCGAAGAAGGGTATAG
- the topA gene encoding type I DNA topoisomerase — MAVKKNLVIVESPAKAKTIEKILGKKFQVVASFGHVRDLPKSKLGVDVENGFTPSYNTIKGKGEVIKTLKSYAKKSDKVYLASDPDREGEAIAWHIAHALKLDENADNRIEFNEITENAIKESILHPRKIDMDKVNAQQARRILDRLVGYGISSLLWKCIASNTSAGRVQSVALKLICDLEDKIKAFVPVKFWDIKGDFTGNLNLALYKIEDKKVDKLTEEKYVKEIKKLEKKDFEISQAKVSKKTKNSPNPLKTSTLQQLASSYLGFSASKTMRVAQGLYEGVDVDGTHKGLITYMRTDSIRISEVAQEMAKKYILENFGKEYLGTKKTSKSKQKIQDAHEGIRPTDINLTPEFLSKYLDADQLKLYRLIWERFLISQLAPMKYEQFELVASRDKFDFRGTINKIIFDGYYKVFKDEEDLPLGDFPDINVGDKVLLEKLNIKEDYTKAPSRFTESSLVKKLESEGIGRPSTYAAIIETLKKREYVKLEGKSFVPSALGYEIKDVLEENFPNIMNVKFTAELENELDDVADGHKDWVGLLSIFYKELKEYIDKFKVKVEEEANRIIESDMPCPCGKGNMIMKTGRFGRYLACPVSEEDGGCKEKISLKGIEIDPEEIKEGKIFVKNRVQELLKEKKGRPTDVKTDKGDIYLLKVGRYGAYLESEKYSEDKLRMPLPSEIRKKLKNNEIIEKNGIVQINGLLQAIKDEEDRIIKEAGVCEKCGKPFKIGRGRWGKFLACTGYPECKNIRKIPKPKEEK; from the coding sequence GTGGCAGTTAAAAAAAATCTGGTGATAGTTGAGTCACCTGCAAAAGCTAAAACAATTGAAAAGATTTTGGGGAAAAAATTTCAAGTTGTAGCATCTTTTGGTCATGTTAGAGACCTGCCAAAAAGTAAACTTGGTGTAGATGTTGAGAATGGTTTTACACCATCGTACAACACAATTAAGGGAAAAGGTGAAGTAATAAAAACCTTAAAAAGTTATGCAAAGAAATCTGATAAAGTTTATCTGGCATCTGACCCGGATAGAGAGGGAGAGGCAATTGCATGGCATATTGCTCACGCTTTAAAATTAGATGAAAATGCTGATAACAGAATTGAATTTAATGAGATTACAGAAAATGCTATAAAGGAGTCTATTTTACATCCTAGAAAAATAGATATGGATAAAGTAAATGCACAACAGGCAAGAAGAATACTTGATAGACTTGTTGGATATGGAATAAGTTCTCTTCTATGGAAATGTATTGCTTCAAATACAAGTGCAGGGAGAGTACAATCAGTTGCATTAAAACTTATTTGTGATCTTGAAGATAAAATAAAAGCATTTGTTCCAGTTAAGTTCTGGGATATAAAAGGAGATTTTACAGGAAATCTTAATTTAGCATTATATAAAATCGAAGATAAAAAAGTTGATAAACTTACAGAAGAAAAATATGTAAAAGAGATAAAAAAACTTGAGAAAAAGGATTTTGAAATAAGTCAGGCAAAAGTTAGTAAAAAGACTAAGAATTCGCCTAATCCTTTAAAAACAAGTACTCTTCAGCAACTGGCATCTTCTTATCTTGGATTTTCAGCTTCTAAGACAATGAGAGTAGCTCAAGGTCTTTATGAAGGTGTAGATGTAGATGGAACTCATAAAGGGCTTATTACTTATATGAGAACTGACTCAATAAGAATTTCAGAAGTAGCTCAGGAAATGGCGAAAAAATATATATTGGAAAATTTTGGTAAAGAATATTTAGGTACTAAAAAGACAAGCAAGAGCAAACAAAAAATTCAGGATGCTCACGAAGGAATAAGACCTACAGATATCAATCTTACACCAGAATTTTTAAGTAAATATTTAGATGCAGATCAATTAAAGTTATATAGATTGATTTGGGAGAGATTTTTAATTTCTCAATTAGCTCCAATGAAATATGAACAATTTGAACTTGTAGCATCACGTGATAAGTTTGATTTCAGAGGAACTATCAACAAGATAATTTTTGATGGATATTACAAGGTATTTAAAGATGAAGAGGATTTACCACTTGGAGATTTCCCTGATATAAATGTTGGGGATAAAGTTTTACTTGAAAAACTAAATATAAAAGAGGACTATACAAAAGCTCCTTCAAGATTTACTGAATCATCTTTAGTTAAAAAATTAGAATCTGAAGGAATAGGTAGACCATCTACTTATGCAGCAATAATAGAAACTTTAAAGAAAAGAGAATATGTGAAACTTGAAGGAAAAAGTTTTGTTCCTTCAGCACTGGGTTATGAAATAAAAGATGTGTTAGAAGAAAACTTCCCAAATATAATGAATGTTAAATTTACTGCAGAACTTGAAAATGAGCTTGATGATGTTGCAGATGGACATAAAGATTGGGTAGGACTTTTATCGATATTCTACAAGGAGCTAAAAGAATATATTGATAAATTTAAGGTAAAAGTAGAAGAAGAAGCAAACAGAATAATAGAATCAGATATGCCTTGTCCTTGTGGAAAAGGAAACATGATAATGAAGACAGGAAGATTTGGAAGATATCTCGCATGTCCTGTATCTGAAGAAGATGGAGGATGTAAAGAGAAAATCTCTCTTAAAGGAATTGAGATAGATCCCGAAGAGATCAAAGAGGGTAAAATCTTTGTAAAAAATAGAGTTCAGGAGTTATTAAAAGAGAAAAAAGGTAGACCTACTGATGTAAAGACAGATAAAGGGGATATCTATCTGTTAAAAGTTGGAAGATATGGTGCATATCTTGAGAGTGAAAAATATTCTGAAGATAAACTTAGAATGCCACTTCCATCAGAAATTAGAAAAAAATTAAAAAACAATGAAATTATAGAAAAAAATGGAATTGTTCAGATAAATGGACTTCTTCAAGCTATAAAAGATGAAGAAGATAGAATAATTAAAGAAGCTGGAGTCTGTGAAAAATGCGGAAAACCATTTAAAATTGGAAGAGGAAGATGGGGAAAATTCTTAGCATGTACAGGATATCCAGAAT